A window of the Scandinavium goeteborgense genome harbors these coding sequences:
- a CDS encoding flagellar FliJ family protein has protein sequence MNQMIETLKQLQKIRDKSVKDFTVKLAKQKQIGVGFENNIRSLNMILQKTSPTAADSLSPEALKNINAYKGNLHRVLAWQEQEKALSQLKEERIQKDLIGAACQEKVVSMTLDTQREILVHEADVRQQKVLDDMAGQCWLRQRGVK, from the coding sequence ATGAACCAGATGATTGAAACCCTGAAGCAGCTACAAAAGATCCGTGACAAATCCGTCAAGGATTTCACGGTGAAGCTCGCCAAACAGAAGCAGATTGGCGTGGGGTTTGAAAACAATATCCGTTCCCTGAACATGATTTTGCAAAAAACGTCGCCGACCGCTGCGGACTCTCTCTCCCCGGAAGCGCTGAAGAATATCAATGCCTACAAGGGTAATCTGCATCGTGTACTGGCGTGGCAGGAGCAGGAAAAGGCGCTTTCACAGTTGAAAGAAGAGCGCATCCAGAAGGATTTGATCGGCGCGGCCTGTCAGGAAAAAGTGGTCAGCATGACGCTGGACACTCAGCGCGAAATCCTGGTTCACGAAGCCGATGTTCGCCAGCAAAAAGTGCTGGATGATATGGCCGGCCAGTGCTGGTTACGCCAGCGCGGAGTGAAATAA
- a CDS encoding winged helix-turn-helix domain-containing protein, producing the protein MIIINNWKMDASRCTLTHQGTGETLRLGEFHFLLLEVLITHPDTVLSREFLIAEVWKNRVVGSNSLPTAIHALRLALGDDAKQKDIIKTIPKKGYFIDSEFITYPQDENNSAVDENNSEQPESVEVDSEMDALSPSYAVTVPSSNKKPGALRARNVILFTASILAIVLGAILWHSFSNSASANKTVNSDAGPEIKYIHFPDIKNLTYGYLHRKETDAAGALTIKNEAYPIAKRLSKLMTQNDASMRIYAYPSISKLSLDFTITNRCHHTWQVVLTIENWQHDAKKLNDYIYHHAERTLNEMPKCE; encoded by the coding sequence ATGATAATCATTAACAACTGGAAGATGGATGCTTCCCGCTGTACGCTGACTCATCAAGGAACGGGAGAAACGCTACGACTGGGAGAGTTTCATTTTCTGCTTCTTGAAGTCCTTATTACTCATCCCGATACCGTATTATCCCGAGAATTCCTGATTGCTGAAGTCTGGAAAAATCGCGTGGTTGGCAGTAATAGCCTGCCCACCGCAATTCATGCCCTGCGCCTGGCGTTGGGCGATGATGCCAAGCAGAAAGATATAATAAAAACCATCCCTAAAAAGGGGTATTTTATTGACAGCGAATTTATTACTTATCCGCAGGATGAGAATAATTCAGCGGTAGACGAAAATAATAGTGAACAGCCAGAGTCGGTTGAAGTGGACAGTGAGATGGACGCCCTCTCTCCGTCTTATGCTGTGACGGTCCCTTCGTCGAATAAAAAACCTGGTGCGCTTCGTGCCCGGAATGTAATCCTGTTTACGGCAAGTATTCTGGCGATCGTGCTGGGTGCTATTTTATGGCATTCCTTTTCTAACAGCGCATCGGCCAATAAAACCGTGAATAGTGATGCGGGCCCTGAGATTAAATACATCCATTTTCCTGACATCAAAAATCTAACATACGGATACTTGCACCGGAAAGAAACCGACGCGGCAGGCGCTTTAACCATCAAAAATGAAGCGTATCCGATTGCAAAGCGTCTGAGTAAATTAATGACGCAGAACGATGCCAGCATGAGGATATATGCTTATCCGTCAATCAGTAAGTTGAGCCTTGATTTTACGATTACCAATCGTTGTCATCATACATGGCAGGTCGTGCTAACCATCGAAAACTGGCAGCATGATGCGAAAAAACTCAATGACTATATTTATCATCACGCGGAGAGGACGTTAAATGAAATGCCGAAGTGTGAATAA
- a CDS encoding adenylyltransferase/cytidyltransferase family protein — translation MKTVITFGTFDLFHVGHLNILTRARELGDRLVVGVSSDALNIRKKSRPPVYDQEDRMQILNALACVDEVFIEESLEQKGDYIREFGASTLVMGDDWSGRFDHFSCYCDVVYLPRTPSISTTEVLEIVKRQK, via the coding sequence ATGAAAACCGTCATTACCTTTGGCACCTTCGACCTGTTCCACGTCGGGCACCTGAATATTCTGACCCGGGCGCGCGAGCTTGGCGATCGACTGGTGGTCGGCGTTTCTTCCGATGCCCTTAACATCCGTAAAAAGAGCCGCCCTCCGGTGTACGATCAGGAAGACCGGATGCAGATCCTCAACGCATTAGCCTGCGTCGATGAGGTGTTTATCGAAGAATCACTGGAACAAAAAGGCGATTATATCCGTGAGTTCGGCGCCTCTACGCTGGTGATGGGCGATGACTGGAGCGGTCGCTTCGATCATTTCTCCTGTTATTGCGACGTCGTTTACCTTCCGCGCACGCCGTCAATCTCCACAACGGAGGTTCTGGAAATAGTAAAAAGACAGAAATAG
- the fliH gene encoding flagellar assembly protein FliH, translated as MALDTLQGRFRQYRFPALGADASAPQEDEQHYLARVAEHQIQLKEGYQEGFKRGLEEGQKEGQEQGLRQGTEKGFNEGMRKGYTDGSLSAQKEGQQQFALASKPLDDIAHQVNDYLGTIQRKQRDDLLQLVEKVTRQVIRCELALQPTQLLSIIEEALSALPSVPESLQVMLSSEEFERIQNVAPEKVSEWGLTPSTTLQSGECRIVTESSELDVGCEHRLEQCMKAIKETLTPEQKDA; from the coding sequence ATGGCATTAGACACATTGCAAGGTCGTTTCCGTCAGTATCGCTTCCCGGCGCTGGGTGCTGACGCCTCTGCCCCGCAGGAAGACGAACAGCATTACCTGGCCCGCGTGGCAGAACACCAAATCCAGCTGAAAGAAGGCTATCAGGAAGGCTTTAAGCGTGGCCTGGAAGAAGGCCAGAAAGAAGGCCAGGAGCAGGGTCTGCGCCAGGGCACTGAAAAAGGCTTCAACGAAGGGATGCGCAAAGGCTACACCGACGGCAGCCTGTCGGCACAGAAAGAGGGGCAACAGCAGTTTGCCCTCGCCTCAAAGCCGCTGGACGACATTGCGCATCAGGTGAATGACTATCTGGGGACTATCCAGCGCAAACAGCGCGACGATTTGTTGCAGCTGGTCGAGAAAGTTACCCGCCAGGTGATCCGCTGTGAGCTGGCGTTACAGCCTACGCAGCTGCTGTCGATCATCGAAGAAGCGTTGTCGGCCCTGCCGTCGGTGCCGGAATCGTTGCAGGTGATGCTCAGCAGCGAAGAGTTCGAGCGCATTCAGAACGTCGCCCCTGAAAAAGTCAGCGAATGGGGATTAACCCCTTCTACGACCTTACAGTCCGGCGAATGCCGGATTGTCACCGAATCCTCCGAGCTGGACGTCGGCTGCGAACATCGTCTTGAGCAATGCATGAAGGCTATCAAAGAGACGCTGACGCCGGAGCAAAAGGATGCATGA
- the fliI gene encoding flagellar protein export ATPase FliI: MHDLPGVADALRSIDAIPLVRQSGRLVRVSGILLESIGCQLATGQLCRIESAEGEAIEAQAVGFDREVTYLMPFKQPVGLMAGARVFPLEKAREVSIGESWLGRIVNGLGEPMDGKGRLTGTELLPAQAPSVNPLTRQPVSEPLDVGVRAINGLLTIGKGQRVGLMAGSGVGKSVLLGMITRQTEAQVVVVGLIGERGREVKEFIDHSLGPESLAKSIVVAAPADESPLMRLKATELCHSIAAWFRDQGKDVLLLIDSLTRYAMAQREIALSLGEPPATKGYPPSAFGMIPRLVESAGNSESRGSMTAIYTVLAEGDDQQDPIVDCARAVLDGHIVLTRKLAEAGHYPAIDIGQSISRCMNQVTPREHQLSARQFKQNYASYMEIKPLIPLGGYVAGSDATVDKAVKNFPAIERFLRQDVAEPAELVSVQQSLQALFPVGKNAKAKKA; encoded by the coding sequence ATGCATGATTTGCCGGGGGTAGCGGACGCCTTACGTTCCATTGACGCTATCCCGCTGGTGCGTCAATCCGGACGCCTGGTGCGCGTCAGCGGTATTCTGCTTGAGAGTATCGGCTGCCAGCTGGCCACCGGTCAGCTGTGTCGCATCGAAAGTGCCGAGGGCGAAGCGATTGAAGCCCAGGCGGTCGGTTTTGACCGTGAAGTCACCTATCTGATGCCCTTCAAACAGCCCGTCGGCCTGATGGCGGGCGCCCGCGTGTTCCCCCTCGAAAAAGCCCGCGAAGTCTCGATTGGCGAAAGCTGGCTCGGACGTATCGTGAACGGCCTGGGCGAACCGATGGACGGCAAAGGCCGTCTTACCGGCACGGAATTACTCCCCGCGCAGGCCCCGTCGGTGAATCCCCTGACCCGCCAGCCGGTCAGCGAGCCGCTGGACGTCGGTGTCCGCGCCATCAATGGCCTGCTGACGATTGGCAAAGGCCAGCGCGTCGGTCTGATGGCCGGTAGCGGCGTGGGCAAAAGCGTATTGCTGGGGATGATTACCCGCCAGACCGAAGCGCAGGTGGTTGTCGTGGGCCTGATCGGCGAACGTGGACGTGAAGTGAAAGAGTTTATCGATCACTCGCTCGGCCCGGAAAGCCTCGCCAAATCCATTGTGGTTGCCGCGCCTGCTGATGAATCGCCGCTGATGCGTCTGAAGGCCACCGAACTGTGTCACTCGATTGCCGCCTGGTTTCGCGACCAGGGCAAAGACGTGTTGCTGCTGATCGACTCCCTGACGCGCTACGCCATGGCGCAGAGGGAAATCGCGCTCTCGCTGGGCGAACCGCCCGCCACCAAAGGCTATCCACCTTCTGCGTTTGGCATGATCCCGCGTCTGGTTGAAAGCGCGGGCAACAGCGAAAGCCGCGGTTCGATGACCGCAATTTATACCGTGCTGGCAGAGGGTGACGATCAGCAGGACCCGATCGTCGACTGCGCCCGTGCGGTGCTGGACGGTCATATCGTTCTGACCCGAAAGTTGGCCGAAGCCGGACATTATCCGGCGATTGATATTGGTCAGTCGATCAGCCGCTGTATGAATCAGGTGACGCCGCGTGAGCACCAGCTTTCAGCCCGTCAGTTCAAACAGAACTACGCCAGCTATATGGAAATTAAGCCGCTGATCCCACTGGGCGGTTATGTCGCCGGTTCCGATGCCACGGTTGATAAAGCGGTGAAAAACTTCCCGGCCATTGAACGCTTCCTGCGTCAGGACGTGGCCGAACCCGCGGAGCTCGTCAGCGTTCAGCAAAGTTTGCAAGCCCTGTTCCCGGTTGGGAAAAATGCGAAGGCTAAGAAAGCATGA